AGGGCGGGGACGTCCGCGACGCGCCCCAACGTCCGGAACCGTTCGCGGCGTTGCGCCGCCCAACGGGCGGGGTCGCCGTCGCGGAGCGCCGCGACCTCCTCGCGCAGGACGCGGGCGACCTCGCGGATCGCCTGGCCCGGCGCGCGGTGCGCGCCGCCGGGCGGCTCCGGCACGACGCGGTCGACCACCCCGACCTCGCGAAGGTCGCGGGCGGTGAGGCGGAGCGCTTCGGCGGCTTTGGGGGCCTCCGCCGCGTCCCGCCACAGGATCGCGGCGCACGATTCGGGACTGATGACGCTGTAGGTGGCGTTCTCGAGGATCGCGACGCGGTTCGCGACGCCGATCGCCAACGCACCCCCCGACCCCCCCTCGCCGATGACGACCGACAACGCGGGGACCCGCAGGCGGCTCATGCGGCGGATGGAGGCGGCGATCACCCACGCTTGGCCCTGCTCCTCGGCGGCGATGCCGGGGTAGGCGCCGGGTGTGTCGATGAGCGTGACGACGGGCAGGTGGAACTTGTCCGCCAGGTCGAACATCCGCATCGCCTTGCGGTACCCGCTCGGGTGGCTCATGCCGAAGTTCCGGTGGATGTTCTCCTTCGTGTCGCGCCCCTTCTGCTGCGCGACGACGACGACGCTTCGCCCGTCGAGCTGCGCGAGGCCGGTCACGAGCGCGGGGTCGTCGCCCAGCGCCCGGTCCCCGTGCAGTTCCTCGAACCCCTCGAAGGCGTGCTCGAGGTAGTCGAAGGCGGTCGGTCGGCCGGGCGCGCGGGCCACCTGGACGCGCTGCCAGCGCGTGAGGCCCTCGAACGTCGTCTGCTTGAGTCGCTCGAGGCGCGCTTCGAGCAGCGCGATCTCCTCACCGAGGTCGATGTCGGTCTCCTCGGCGTAGCTGCGCATGTCGCGGATCTTGCCCTCGAGATCGAGGATCGGGCGTTCGAACTCAAGCGCCACGGGCGGCCCCCTCCTCCGGAACGCTCGGTTCGGCGGCGTCGCGGGCGTCCCCGGCGTCACCGGCATCCCCGGCGTCGCGGGCGGCGTCGGGGTCCGCTTCGCCAAGCCCGGCGTCGGACGACGCCGCGTCGGCGGGCGCGCCGTCCTCGCCGAGATCGAGCGGGCGGTCCTGCAGAAGCTGCAGGGTCCGCACCAGGCGACCCTTGAGCTCCGCGCGGGGCACGACGTCGTCGATCATCCCGCGCGCGAGCAGGAACTCCGCGCGCTGGAAGCCGTCGGGCAGCTCCTGCTTGATGGTCTGCTGAATGACGCGCGGCCCGGCGAAGCAGATCAGCGCCCCGGGTTCCGCGAAGATCGCGTCCCCGAGCGTCGCGAAGGAGGCGGTCACCCCGCCGGTCGTCGGGTCGCTCAACACGACGAGGTACGGCAGGCCCGCCTCGACGAGCGCCTCGAGGGCGACGGTCGTCTTCGCCATCTGCATCAACGACAGCGCCCCCTCCTGCATGCGGGCCCCGCCGGACGCCGTGACGGCGACCAGCGGCCGGGCTTCCGCCGCGGCGCGCTCCGCGGCGCGGGCGATCTCCTCCCCGACGACGGAGCCCATCGACCCGCCGGCGAAGAAGAAGTCCATCACGACGAGGGCGACGGGCGTCCCCCCCATCGTCGCGGCGCCGGTCTGGATGGCGTCGGGGCGACCCTGCTTGCGTTGCACGCGCTCCATGCGCTCGGGGTACGGCTCGGTGTCGACGAACGCGAGGGGGTCGGTCGGCGCCAGGTCGCCCGACCACGGTTCGAAGCTGCCGTCGTCGGCCAGCATCGCGATGCGGTCCTCGACGCTCACGCGGTAGTGATGCCCGCACTCGGGGCAGGTCGAGAGGTTCGCGACGAGGTCCTTGCGGTAGATCTGCGCGCCGCACCCGTCGCACTTCAGCCACAAGCCGGCGGGGGTGGCGTCGTCGTCGCT
This sequence is a window from Trueperaceae bacterium. Protein-coding genes within it:
- a CDS encoding acetyl-CoA carboxylase carboxyltransferase subunit alpha, producing MALEFERPILDLEGKIRDMRSYAEETDIDLGEEIALLEARLERLKQTTFEGLTRWQRVQVARAPGRPTAFDYLEHAFEGFEELHGDRALGDDPALVTGLAQLDGRSVVVVAQQKGRDTKENIHRNFGMSHPSGYRKAMRMFDLADKFHLPVVTLIDTPGAYPGIAAEEQGQAWVIAASIRRMSRLRVPALSVVIGEGGSGGALAIGVANRVAILENATYSVISPESCAAILWRDAAEAPKAAEALRLTARDLREVGVVDRVVPEPPGGAHRAPGQAIREVARVLREEVAALRDGDPARWAAQRRERFRTLGRVADVPALGA
- the accD gene encoding acetyl-CoA carboxylase, carboxyltransferase subunit beta — protein: MALERWFRRNKPTRSDDDATPAGLWLKCDGCGAQIYRKDLVANLSTCPECGHHYRVSVEDRIAMLADDGSFEPWSGDLAPTDPLAFVDTEPYPERMERVQRKQGRPDAIQTGAATMGGTPVALVVMDFFFAGGSMGSVVGEEIARAAERAAAEARPLVAVTASGGARMQEGALSLMQMAKTTVALEALVEAGLPYLVVLSDPTTGGVTASFATLGDAIFAEPGALICFAGPRVIQQTIKQELPDGFQRAEFLLARGMIDDVVPRAELKGRLVRTLQLLQDRPLDLGEDGAPADAASSDAGLGEADPDAARDAGDAGDAGDARDAAEPSVPEEGAARGA